In the genome of Harpia harpyja isolate bHarHar1 chromosome 8, bHarHar1 primary haplotype, whole genome shotgun sequence, the window TTTACATGgcagaaaataagcaaatatgatgcaaaataattattttatggaAACAGAAACATGCACGCAAATTTGGAGTATGTGAAACAGTAGGAACATCCTCTTCGTTCCAAACACCAACCTGTAACTCActggccagctctgcctccccGCCTACCACAAAACCAAGAGGCATCATAGCAAGCACATTCAATTCAAAACTGCCTTTGTGTTTCTTAAAGGATGCGACTGCAATCACCTTTtgtctctccccctccccttttcttttcttcttcttttcccaacCCAGAAATACCCATCCGGAGTCTTAGGGGTGAGCAAGGTCCCCCCGGTGAGCCTGGACCAAGAGGGCCGCCGGGGCCACCAGGATTACCAGGTCACGGTATCCCAGGAGCCAAAGGAAAACCGGGCCCACAAGGATATCCAGGAATCGGGAAGCCGGGCTTGCCGGGGATGCCAGGGAAACCAGGGGTCATGGGGCCCCCGGGGCCGAGAGGGGAGATGGGGCCAAAGGGGGAGATTGGGCCCATGGGGATACCTGGGCCACAAGGACCGCCGGGGCCTCATGGCCTTCCCGGCATAGGGAAAGCGGGTgctccggggctgcagggacagccgGGGCCAAAGGGCGAGCCTGGGCTGAAGGGACCACCGGGAGTCCCCGGGATCCCAGGACCAAAAGGGGAGAAGGGCATCGGGATCCCGGGTTTGCCGGGGCTGAAGGGTCCACCTGGGCTGCCTGGCCCCCCAGGCCCTGTGGGGCTGCCGGGGGTCGGCAAGCCGGGCATGGTTGGCTTCCCTGGCCCGCAGGGACCCCTGGGCAAACCCGGACCCCCGGGAGAGCTAGGGCTGCAGGGGCCCCCGGGGGCCCCTGGGATCCAAGGCCCTCCCGGCCTGCCCGGCGTTGGCAAACCCGGCCAGGATGGCCTCCCCGGCCAGCCGGGCTTCCCGGGCGGCAAAGGGGAGCAAGGCCTGCCAGGCCTGCCGGGGCCCCCTGGCCTCCCCGGGGTGGGCAAGCCAGGCTTCCCTGGGCCCAAAGGTGAGCGTGGCGTGGGTGGTCTGCCCGGCCCCCTGGGGCCCAAGGGGGAGAAGGGGCACGCGGGGCCGCCTGGCATGGGGGGGCCGCCGGGGGAGCCCGGCCAGCCGGGACTGCCGGGCATCATGGGCCCCCCGGGGGCCGCCGGCTTCCCGGGACCCAAAGGAGAAGGCGGCGCCGTGGGGCCACCAGGACCCGTCGGCCCCAAGGGCGAACCCGGCCTGCAGGGGTTCCCAGGAAAGCCAGGCTTTCCTGGGGAAGTGGGGGCCCCCGGGCTGCGAGGGCTGCCGGGCCCCACAGGGCCCAAGGGGGAAGCCGGGCACAAAGGCttgccggggctgccgggcgtCCCAGGGCTTGTGGGGCCAAAGGGCGAGCCAGGGCTCCCCGGCGCCCAGGGGCTTCAGGGCCCCTCGGGCATCCCGGGCATCGCGGGACCCAGTGGTCCCATCGGCCCCCCAGGACTGCCAGGGGCAAAGGGGGAGCCCGGCCTGCCCGGACCCCCCGGCTTCCCTGGCGTGGGCAAACCCGGCGCCGCcgggctgcagggacccccaGGGAAGCCCGGGGCGCTTGGTCCCCCTGGCCAGCCAGGACTCCAGGGACCACCCGGCCCTCCCGGGCCCCCAGGTCCCCCAGTCATCATCCCACCCACTCCGCCAGCCGTGGGACAGTACCTGCCCGAGGTGGGGCCAGGAATAGACGGCGTCAAGCCCCCCTACGGCTACATGGGCAAGAAAGGCAAGGCTGGCGGCGCCGTCTATGAAATGCCCGCGTTCACGGCGGAGCTCCTCACCCCCTTCCCCCGGGTTGGGGTGCCCGTGAAGTTCGACAAGCTCCTCTACAACGGCCGGCAAAACTACAACCCCCAGACGGGGATCTTCACCTGCGAGATCCCCGGTGTCTACTACTTTGCCTACCACGTCCACTGTAAAGGGGCCAGCGTCTGGGTGGCGTTGTTCAAGAACAACGAGCCGCTGATGTACACCTACGACGAGTACAAGAAGGGCTTCCTGGACCAGGCTTCGGGCAGTGCTGTTGTCCAGCTGATGCACGGAGACAAGGTTTACGTTCAAATGCCATCCGAGCAGGCGGCAGGACTCTATGCCGGGCAGTACGTTCATTCGTCTTTTTCAGGATATTTATTGTATCCCAtgtaaaacaaaaaccagacacacacaaacatacacacaaaatcaaaacctttcttctctgcttcaaaCTCTTATACCATGAAAGATGCATTTTATGACTGTTTTGGACCATCttgtacaaaaaaacccaaaaaaccccaagtttaaCATTATGCACAgctagttataaaaaaaaaaaaggtgtggtgAACATATCTAGAGATGTGTATCAGGTTCATAAACAGTTGTTTTGCACCTGAGGGGGACATATGAGCTGTACATTATATATTTCTGTGATGCCATGCTTACTTCATTTCATTCACAGTAATTCAGTACTAAGGTTCAAATCAGCATACATCACTCACTGCTGTTGCATATTTGACTGTTGCATTGATCATAGTTATGAGATGAAAACCAGTAACAAACCAGAGTAGGTCAGTCTCAAATTACATGGAAAAACTTGAGTGgctttttgtttgggtggggttttggggttgtttttttttttgacagcaggTCTGCCTGACAAGCAAAGGTTCTCTTAGCTGGAGACCTttatttcccttcccccccccaaatatccCTGCAGGTGTGGTTTTTTGCTGAACAATTTATTTATGATGGTAAAGGAATACTGATGGTGTAACTATTCCCCACGAGCCTTCTCCAGCAGTCATTGGACCCAGAACGCTACCCCTGACTCCAGCAGGTGCTGGGTTCACCTCCAAATGCCACAGCACTCGAAAAGCCTCCATCTGCATTTGCACAGCTGAAGTAGATGAGGTAGATCAGAGACAAAAATGAAGGGTTCCCCATTTGCTTTGTGCCACGCGATTGAGACATTTTGGCCAACACGTGGCAATACAGCAGGGTGGTATAAATAAATTCGCTGGGATTTCTGTGCTCATGCTAAGAACCTGCATCTGTTTGGCTTGTCAGAAGAGACGCCTAGTCTGCCACTCAGCAGAAGTTAAATCAGTTTACTCTTCAATGACTAGGCAAAGCAGAAGTAGCTGTCTCTGCTAATTAACTAATTTGTTGTTTGAGATCAACCAGTAACTTTACCAGCAATACTGATCATGCACATTTATCTGAGAACTTCATTTTATATAGAAGCTGATTTCCAATCCTTATTTATATGTTACCTATTGTCAAGGAGAACCTGCAGGCCTCAATTCTTTCTGTACATGAGGAAGGCAACTTCTCGGCAAGAGCTGTCTGTTCATCAATGGTGCTAATCTCACCTCAAAAGTATTTGTTTCCAAAGGGCAGTGTACTTTGCTGTGGTTCCCTGTACAGTGCTGCACATCACACACTGTTACGCTAGTTGAAAGAGTTAAATACTCATCACTTCTTCAATGTCTTTAGCTAATGCTACCGCTTTTGATTCAAAAATGAACTAGATTTTTCATGCAGAACTAAGATTGGATTTAACTGGCATTACCATTATTTAAATGCAGAGTTTAATGCAGTCTAACATTGACTAAGGACTCCAGTGGTATAATGTGGTGCTTTATCTCAGAAATTTTATGGAATGGTGGCAGGAACGGATGGACAGTTTACCAGGCATTGGTGACTTCAGTATGTTCCCGGAATATATGAGATAtgtcaaaagcaaataattttgtatttaaaatttttgtactgatttgaaaaaaatatcttattaaatatctttaaaaaaaaataatcctgtctTCATTCAGCAGAACTGTTAGAAGGAACAATCAACCTGCTGAATTCATGTATCAGACCACAAGGACTCTCTGAAACCACTGACAGcctgatatgaaaaaaaatgagataCCCTTTTCTTTAGCTCCCCTCTACTGGCAAAACCTGCCCTAAGCCACTGGGGGGAACGCACTGTCCCAGCGTCGCATTTAGTGGGAGAGcgtggctggggctgggggcaatgcacagagcgaggggctccCGCAGGCAGACCACAGGAACGGGCACCTGCTCAGCGCGAGCCGACACGGGACTGCAGCTTAACAAGGCACGGGGCAGCATGCAGGAAGCCAAGAAATGGGACGTCGTGGGGTCGCACTGTTAAGGGTTTGTGCTCCCCTAAAGAGccagagctggctgcccaggCTGGAAGATGCACACCACATCCCTGGCTCTCCCTGTGATTTGGAAACAGCTTTTCCCACCCCTCCCCATTTTTCCACCTGCAGCAAAAACCTCATGTGAAAGTGGCAACATATTTGTCACTGATCTACATCACTATTCAAGTGGCTCCATTGCAGGGAGTAAATTATAACCCATGGTGTGGCTCCCCCAGTCTCACCTCAAAGACAGGCATTTCCTCCAAGCTGGCAAACTCCTAAACTGTCAATACTAAAATGAATGCACTGAATACCTACTTGTGTCAGGTAATTGTTTTCTACCTCTCCCTTAGACTCCCTGAAGCCGCTGGCTAAGCGGCTCCCCGCTCCCCAGCATCTCATTTTTACTGcacaaacagaaagagaaaacaaaacatgagcaAAGTATCACAATCAGCACCTTTCACTTTCTATCAAAAGTCTTTCGTCACACGCCATCCTCTTAGTTAAGCATCTTTTATTTTAGCATTCCCCTGAAAGTCCCCAATAAGACAGGCAAGAttaaaaaaccatgaaaaattaaaattgggAGGATGCTGCTCTTGATCTTACTTACAAAAACTACGTCCCAGTTTTACTTTCACTCAGCCTGGAGTGAGATCTCCACCCGCAGTACAGCTCAGCCTACCTAGGTTCAAAAATTTTCAGCTCTGTTTGCTCTACTAAGCACCAAAGTTTGTTCTGAAACTCGATACCGTATCTGACAACACTGTGTGTACTTTACACACCATTAATAATGGGGCTGggcacgtgtgcacacacacacacacacacacacagagcactgaCCTTGCAAAAATCAGCCTGAGGGCACCGTCTTTAACACAGTTTATTCACAGGAAAATAATCTCTTTCCATTTGTAGCATCCAAAATTTCACTTGAAACAACCGTAAGAATGTCTTCAAAATACAGCTGGCACTTTAAAGGCATATAAAACTTAAGACAAATGGCaaataaaataagtatttacCAATACCAAAAACAGATGTTGAGCTTCATATGTTCTTAAAAATCAGACCCCACTTAAAAGTTAAGGTATTTATACTACCTCCCAGGGCATTGTTAAAAAGGAAAGCACAGCATAGGAAACAAGACGTACCACACACTAATTATTAAACACCACAGTTGTGATTCTGTATTTTCATCACCAATACAGTCACTGGAAATGTCATTTAGTAATATCTTTTAGGCACTCTCAGATTTGTATTTAGTGCAATAGTTTGTGACCTTCCTTCTTTAGTCATATCTCTGTACTTCCCTTAATTattacagcagaggaaaaaatactttcctgacagagaacaacaaaaaaatccccctagAAGTCCAAGCCAAACACAGCTTTCAGCTGACATACGGCATCCTGcctgttttgtgtgtgctttgGTATCTTAGAGCTGAGTCTTTCTGACAGCGCAGCATTTTGAGGGGGTGGCAGATAAAACACAGGAGCACCTTTGCTGTAAGATGCTGCTGTCTTGAAATTCATCAGGCTGCTGGAGAACAGGACAGAGGAAGAAGGGGTGGGACCATCTGACTTTGCAATTGATACAGGAAGAAAACTGATGGGAGACACTGGGTACCTACATAGTTACACCATTACCAGACATGGAAATAAAGCTGGCAGCACCCTGGGATTCAAAATTTAACAGCTTTGCTGCTGATGCTGCGATCAAAAAATTGGGTAGCTTTGAAAGGGAAGTTCAGTGCAGAGACTTCACTTTCAGGAAtagcaaaaatggaaaaagaaaatcttaatagCAACtcactctcagaaaaaaaaaaaatctaagtatttAGAGTTAGTGTTATTGCTTTTCTCAGAAAGTGCCAGGGGAAGTCTTTGGTATTGCAAAACACCTGTGAAAACGTCTGCCCAGATAGAATAGACGCTGTGGTCTGTGGGCATTACTGAGAAACGCACTATGCACAGGTATACTTACCTACATGAAGTTAGTGTAAAAGCGATACCTGTTCTCAAGGCATGGAGGAGCAGAAATGACCACATGAAGTGGGTGACAGTGATGAAGCAGGGCTGGTGTACACAGAATCCTACCAAAACATCTTACGGCACGGGGAAATGAAGCAGTTGGCTCACCGCTTATCATTGAAGCTAAAAGCTACTGGCCTATAAGCTGTGCTTTCCAAAGAACTAGTACCTTGTAGTTTATCAATAGTATCAGCTCTTGGCTCGGTCCCGAGTGAACAGGTCTGGCTCTAAAAGTTACTCAGCCACCCTGCAACAGCAACCTCGGCACACGCAGACTCAACATCCCTGCAGGAGCAcagaagtgggggaaaaatatCCCCGGGAGTACTGCTTAATTTCAAAAAGAAGTCAGTCATACAAATAGGGAGGCttaataagaagaaataaaaaggagcagCCAACAGGGATAAATGCTTGTAGACAGCATACTAAATGCATTGAGAatatcaaacattaaaaaaaaataatagtgttAGGAAGACAATAGCtgatgtagtaaaaaaaaaaaaaaaaagggagtctATCTTCAGTAAAAGAGTTGAGGGGTGAGGACATCATTTGCTTGCCATGAAGCCTTTTTTCCAATTGTTTTTGGGGGATTCTAACTATAGcagaacaaaacccccaaaaagcagaaaacctcCTAGGAAAATTAGGAGGAGGAGTCAGTTTAATTAGTGGGAAGAATATCTccagagaagaaataaagcagagaaaataaccACATCCTCAGAACCACAGCTCCCTAACCCACCTCCTGCCACTGGGGATGGCGGCGGCGAAGCTGGGAAGCAGCCTACACCATCACAAGAACCAGGCACTGCGAGGAGAGGGCAAATTCAACAGCTCTCCTGGCAAAAATCCTCTCAGTCAGCGTACTGCATGATGTTACACGGATGCGGCTGGATCTGTGGCAGCAGCCCATGGGAGAGCTGGGGGCCCGGCTCTGTGAGCAACCATGGGTTttgagggggaagaggcagcccTCCGCTTCTGCCTGGCTCCGCTCTCAACAGTCTCCAAGATCTGCCAAGGACTTCTACGCAAAGAGAGCTCGGACAACACCACGACCTTTGTGAAAACCCTTACCTCGGCATTTTTTTCATGGGAATTGCTATTGTCAGTAGTCTAAACCACTGCAGGTCTGGGGCTGCAGAGTCACATACAAACCtttttaattaactgaaataATCATGAGAAATAAATGCTGGTAGAAACAAAGACAGCAGTGTCACTGTTTTCTGATGCAAAACCCCACCTGCTTGTATCCAGATTTTTAAGCAAAGATCTCCTCAAAGCCTCAGAAATgtgcatgtttaaaaagaaaaaaaaaaaggaaatgcaaataaCTGAGTAAGAGCCCTTCTGCCACCTGGTGAAGAAATTCTGGTTTCCTCCATTTTCACCACCACAGTCACCTGCTCtggtgctccagcacctccacctctcccctctcctccatgCTCTTGCCTGCCACCCTGCGCATGGCTGGACAAGGGACCaccccctgcagcagcacctgggCCCAAGGGACACACATCCAGCTGGCAGGACACCATGGCACAGCCTGTCCCTTGCTGGGGACACGTCTgggtccttccccagcccctgccacagACTTTTATGACATACAAAGTTACTTCAGGTATGTCCAATTTGCCTAAAATGGACCAAAGCTCAGGAGTCATGAGGTGAAAACACAAGCCTCCTCCCCTTCAGCTGTGGCTCCCCTCCAAATCACACTGCCCTCACTAATTCCCAAATGGTAGAGCCAAGGCTCTAAAGAGGGAGATAAGAACTACAGGAAGGTGGGGGTTTTTAAATACCTATTGCACTCCacaagagaaatgggaaaaaagaaagatgactcTTTGGTCACTTCAATGCTGCAGCAAAGGAATTGTGTTCAGTACTCTTGTAATCCTCAGCATATTACTTCTTGTTCTTTGACAGTTGTTAAGGGCATTCCCAGGCAGATTTAACTTATTCAGCAGGCTTGTGCAAGACAAACCAAGACAGGAAATATAAATGTCTCATTAAAAGTTTCAATTAAAATCCCAAGTAAGTTCCCACCACTAAATGATTTACTTCAGCCACATCCTTTAAACCTAAATGTCAAGACAGCAGAGGTAAACAGAAGCCAAATGATAATTCAGCTGAGGTACACCTTGCATATTCCCTAGCACACTCTACTGCCAAAAATGGGAACATTCATTGCTCATATTGATGCATTTCAAAGGTGGAGACGCATTACAGCACCTGAGAAAGATTTTGCTGGTTTGGAAAAAATACACGCCGATTCTTGGGGAGTGAACAGAAAGATACATGAGATCCTGTCCTGAAGATCTAGGAATCCAACAAGCATTGGCTCTAAATTAAAACTCAGGCATGAACATCTCTGTCCCAGCTCACGTTTCTGTTGTGGTCTGGGGGAAGCAGCTGACACACAGGTAGTTAGGACAACTCTTCAGTCTTCACACTCCCTCTTTTCTAAGTCAAGTCACCAACTGTAAAATTTATTAGACGCACAGCACGGGGAGTATGGTTTTCCATAAACTGGGTACAACATGAGCATTGTCAATACCAACATCTCCACAAATCAGACCAAAGGGTCTTCACCTTTGGCAAAGACAAGCAGCAGTTCAGAGTCGATAGTCAATGGCCAGCGCAGAAGCTGTCGCTTCTTTGCTGAAGATggacgtcccctcctcaggagcAAGACAGACCAAAACCTGTACACTCTGTATGTTCCCCCTTCTCCCAAACACACAGCAATCATTTATAGGCatcattttaaagccattttcaTACTACAGGACAGACATACAAGACATCCATCTACTAATTAAACACTGGTTGTCTCAGTCTCTTGACAGTGTAACTCTTTTGGAGGACAACATCAGAAACAGAAGTATTCCAGAGAAGTAATCATTTGGAAAGAGTTCTTGCTCATAAATAAGTgatgtgcatcacatttttataTATCCCTGATACTTTCAGCTGAAAGTTCCATGGTTTTCCCATTATTAAATAGCTTCACAGAAATTCAGTTAACTCTGTTTGCAATAGTTCATTACCCTCAGGCTTAGAAGAAGCTTCTGCCTTGATGAGGTTTCTGTGCTCTTTTTAAACAGTAGACAGTTTTGCtgcacttaaaaaataaaaaagttgtacaaaaaataaaaaattttcaaatcTTGAAAATAGCGATTGTTCTTCATATTTTCCATTCAGTTTTCATGTCAAATTGACCACAAAGTTCTTGTCTATAAGCTTCTTCAAAAATTTCTGCTCAGCGTCGATGTTGTGATATTCATTCTAAAGAGATGTGAGggaataataaaagaaattaaactcaaATTATTACGAGAAGCATCACTTCGTTGTTCgttcttttttaattacttgtgaTACCTGGAAGATGCTAAGAGTAGGAAAGCTCTGGGGAAAAGACTTCTTGGCAAAGGCTGTAGCACAGTCTCCCAAGAAAACAGGTGAGTAATCTATTACTCAAAACTAGATTAGATCTTCCATTAGGACACAAACAAAAAGGGATGATCCTTCAGTGGCAAGAATGGGTGAGACGTGGTCTCACAGAAGTCCCACCATTACTAACTCTACCAGCTCCTCCCCGTGCTTAGAGGGAACAGCTGCATAATGACATTTACAGCACAAGCAGTCAGAAAATGACTAATTCTCCAAGTTCCATGCAGGTTCTTGAAAAGCACACATCAGGCATTTGTAAATTGGATACATCCTGACAATCAGTTTCAACAAGCCAAAACCAACCCATCTTCTGTGCTGTATCCAGATCCTGGATACACAAGGGACCACTGAGGTTAGTGGAGGACAGCACAAGGGAAGTAAGTTTACTGACAATCTTAAGACACTGAATccagtaaattaaaattaatataatacAAATACTGCATAAAAGATTATATATACATAGTATAATATTTACAACTTAACACCACTAAAGAACTAATGATAAGCGTTTTGCTtagtagtttgttttttaaagtttcaagGTTTTAGGAAACTTAGGGATGTCTATTCAACTAGTGATCAACCTTACCCAAGCTTGGTATACATTGCAAAAAAGCACCTGCAGAGAGGAGTCCTCAAAATGGAGGTGAGTTCAGTGTCAGAGGAAAATTATCTCAGAGCAGCAGGCACCTAGGAGTCCTCAGAGAGACATGAGAGGCTCCTATGGGCATTGCCCCTGTCCTTCCTCttcagaagaaggaggaggaaagaaaatggtcCCCACATGCACTAGGCATGCACATGGAAGAGAAAACTGTTCACATTGAGGTAAAGGGCTGAGATCTTGGAGTACAGAGGTGAAGACAAGAGCAGAgacataaaagaaaacagaggcatGACCATAgcaaagcaggagggaagagaaggcatCCCTGACGTTtgccagcctcctgctgctccctctcCTGGTGAGTTGTGGCTTCCCCTGCCTGGAAGCAGTTCCTTCTCTTCCTACCCCTCTCaaagagctgcttttcttttctgctttcaattTCTGAAATTCAGTTCTTTTCCTAACTGCAAATTTATAGGTCTTAACTCTTTCCATTTccctttgctctttctcttctttaagaAGTTTGGTAACTATGACAAATTGTGCAAGTAGGTGCCAAGGAAAAAGAGAATGCGAACAGAAACAACACTATTCATGTTCTGACAGTGCTAGCAAATATGCCTCTATGAACAAGAGCTGCATAGCCTAAGGATAAcaccagcaaagcaaaacagaacataCAAACGGATGTGTCTCATGCCAATGTTGCAGAATATGGTGTAGCACAAAGGACACAGATATCATTATccacatttttcagaaagaaaagcagagatgaagagaTTCAAGCAATGTTAACCCATGAGCAGCTGAACCAGGAGAAGACCAGAGACCTTTCTGACCTGCAGTCCACACTTCTACCTATACTGAATTGTCTTCTCCAGTTACCAGCTATATTTTTCTCAGCATAAACCAAGTGTTTGTTACCTGCATCATCTGAGACATCGTGTCGTTGCCATAGTAGTGCAAAGAACCGTTTCTGTCAGTGAAGTCGTACTTGAAGCCTGCCATGTGAACTTCGTGGCAAATGTGAAATGCTAGTGTAATGGCAATTAGCCCCGTTGTTGGATGCTTGGGTTTCTAAAATGAAACACAAAGAGCACGCATACATAAATAACTGGCAGCTTGACAGGAACAGCAAACCTAAgagtgaagaaagcagaaatcagGCAGCCTGGCTCTTCTACAGATGTTTGGTTTTGTAGTTTGATTCCCTCATGTCTCATAAGGAGTACAGTACTGCCCGCAGGTTTTCCATGACCGGGGTGTCTGCCATGTTGGCCTTCCCTGGGATTCTCCTGTTTCTAGTGAGGGCTGAGCCCATACTGTAGCCCTTCCCTCTGCATAGGCATCAGGAAGGtctctccatccctctgctcAGCAACCTACTCTCATGAAACTGGTCAGGCTTCAATATATTGGAGACCATTTCACCCCATCAAATTTGACTGAATTAGCAGATGCGTTCATAATTTTCTAGACAATGGAGATCCAGACGAACAGAACAACATGACACACATAAAATCTTCATTAacaccaaactgaaaaaaagcatgaATGCTACTGCTACATGAATTTGGCTGCATTTGAACTTTTTCAAAGCAGGGAAATTCCCGAAGAACACTGTTTTAGACTTTCCCCCACTATTTCCATTAGAAGAAGAGGAACTGTAAACAAAATTGCATATTTCTCCCTACAGTGAGATAGCTCAGAAGTAAATGCAATGTAAAATATCAAGAGCAGGTCATAAACAGGTTTTAACTGTGCAAAATTAAGAGCACCTAACCGAAAACTAGCATTTCTTACAAGAGCATAGAACAACTCATTGCAACCATCTGTCCTATCCTGTGATGAAGTACATGACTGTTTAAGCAGCAGCAGTGGCTAAAATGATCTGGGGAAGTAAATGAGGCAAGGTTTGTAAAGAGAGGTGAACTCTTTCATTAGACCAACAGATGAAGCTGAGGGGAAAAACTGTCCCCAGAAATGGACAAAACTTTCAGGCACTAATTCCCTTCTTAGCTAAAATAACAATTTTCTCAGAGACCAAATGAGCTATACGTTTTCAGTAGCTGCAATCAAAACTCAAACTGAGCGCAAAGGCACATGCTTTTTTGAACTCTTACGCAAGGCTCAGTTCATTTGCCTCTGAAAACGAAGCAGGCAAGCCAGTACTGGACAACTCTGGACAGAGAGAAGGCAGATGCACTcgatacagaaaaatattttttgtattgtaTGATAAAAGAACAAATCCCCAGGAAAAAGTTACTAACATCAGCTCTGTAACCTAATTAAAGTCACAGAATTGAACTATCAACTTTCATGTAGAATTTTTTTGTACCTTTATACAATTCTTAGAGTACTCCAGAAAAAACATCAACTTAAAATGCATGCTATAGCCCAGGGCTCCTGCCAGGTAGCAAAATAACTTTCTGCCTTGGGGGACCAGTATCATAAACTTAGTGGTGACTCTGTTGCCATGTCCGTACCAAACAGCACCCCAAAATTACGGCAGGAATGCTACATGTCAGGATTAGTGCTATTTGGAAGTATCAGGAACGTTACAGGTTGCAACTAGCTCTGTTTACCTTTGGCTATCAAAGTTCACCCCAAAAGAATAtactaaaaaaagcaaaactacttttaaaatgtattatcgTGCTAGCACCCTAGCCATATCCAGATACCCTCAGCCTGTAATGAAATTTGTTCAGCCAGTCACGTTTAATGGGAATAGGCACAGCCCTGGAATAACTCTGCAACACTTTCTGACttcagtgctgctggggcagcacaTCCGATTTTACAGTtgttcttcccagctctgctaaCACCATCACAG includes:
- the COL8A1 gene encoding collagen alpha-1(VIII) chain, translated to MAVLLFPVQLLAVAVTVYLELVRSAQGGVYYGIKQLPPQVPQYQPLGQQVPHMPLGKEGIPMQHMGKEVPHMQYGKEYPHLPQYMKEVPQMPLLGKDMAPKKEKEIPIRSLRGEQGPPGEPGPRGPPGPPGLPGHGIPGAKGKPGPQGYPGIGKPGLPGMPGKPGVMGPPGPRGEMGPKGEIGPMGIPGPQGPPGPHGLPGIGKAGAPGLQGQPGPKGEPGLKGPPGVPGIPGPKGEKGIGIPGLPGLKGPPGLPGPPGPVGLPGVGKPGMVGFPGPQGPLGKPGPPGELGLQGPPGAPGIQGPPGLPGVGKPGQDGLPGQPGFPGGKGEQGLPGLPGPPGLPGVGKPGFPGPKGERGVGGLPGPLGPKGEKGHAGPPGMGGPPGEPGQPGLPGIMGPPGAAGFPGPKGEGGAVGPPGPVGPKGEPGLQGFPGKPGFPGEVGAPGLRGLPGPTGPKGEAGHKGLPGLPGVPGLVGPKGEPGLPGAQGLQGPSGIPGIAGPSGPIGPPGLPGAKGEPGLPGPPGFPGVGKPGAAGLQGPPGKPGALGPPGQPGLQGPPGPPGPPGPPVIIPPTPPAVGQYLPEVGPGIDGVKPPYGYMGKKGKAGGAVYEMPAFTAELLTPFPRVGVPVKFDKLLYNGRQNYNPQTGIFTCEIPGVYYFAYHVHCKGASVWVALFKNNEPLMYTYDEYKKGFLDQASGSAVVQLMHGDKVYVQMPSEQAAGLYAGQYVHSSFSGYLLYPM